One stretch of Haladaptatus sp. R4 DNA includes these proteins:
- the lrpA1 gene encoding HTH-type transcriptional regulator LrpA1 → MSTESTEDRILHVLEDDAQASYSEIANRAGVSKPTVRKYIEKLEEEGVIVGYSAEIDPKKLSSQSIALVGIDVESERYVEATRALQNLDDIDTLYTCSGDHMLMAEVRAPNGGAVGTVISDDILTIDGVTAAHPSFLQERLK, encoded by the coding sequence ATGAGTACGGAATCGACCGAAGACCGTATCCTCCACGTCTTAGAGGACGATGCACAGGCGTCGTACTCGGAAATCGCGAATCGCGCTGGTGTTTCGAAGCCAACGGTTCGAAAGTACATCGAAAAGCTCGAAGAGGAAGGCGTTATCGTCGGCTATTCCGCCGAGATCGACCCGAAGAAGCTGTCCAGTCAGAGCATCGCGCTCGTGGGCATCGATGTCGAAAGTGAACGGTACGTCGAAGCGACGCGGGCGCTCCAAAATCTGGACGATATCGACACCCTCTACACGTGTAGCGGCGACCACATGCTGATGGCCGAAGTTCGCGCACCGAACGGCGGCGCGGTCGGCACCGTCATCAGTGACGACATTCTCACCATCGACGGCGTCACCGCGGCCCATCCGTCGTTTCTTCAAGAACGTCTCAAGTAG
- a CDS encoding NAD(+)/NADH kinase has translation MHVGIVTGRDSFADRIDDALGDEPERTASDDARSVIDAGPTVVVADGEHAVTDLVRSGVSVPVLPVDSGAGVESVSPSDIEAAIDDLLAEQWTTVDRPLLSITVDGEHVARALFDTTLVTSEPVRISEYGVRIEDEQVSQFRADAVVVATPVGSQGYAHDAGGPVVQQGSDVLSVVPVAPFAIHVDNWVLRGPVTLTVERDEDGVELLADDHTVRPVEPHQSVEITFDGALDLVSVESSRRFFQG, from the coding sequence ATGCACGTAGGAATCGTCACCGGTCGAGACTCGTTCGCGGACCGCATCGACGACGCGCTCGGTGACGAACCGGAACGAACCGCGAGCGACGACGCCCGATCCGTCATCGACGCTGGGCCGACCGTCGTCGTCGCGGACGGCGAGCACGCGGTCACCGACCTCGTCCGTTCGGGCGTGTCGGTCCCAGTCCTGCCCGTCGATTCCGGTGCGGGCGTGGAGAGCGTTTCCCCCTCGGACATCGAGGCTGCAATCGACGACCTCCTCGCGGAGCAGTGGACGACGGTGGACCGACCCCTGCTCTCGATCACGGTCGACGGCGAGCACGTCGCACGGGCGCTGTTCGATACGACGCTCGTAACGAGCGAGCCAGTTCGGATCTCCGAATACGGCGTCCGAATCGAGGACGAACAGGTGTCCCAGTTCAGGGCCGATGCCGTAGTCGTCGCCACCCCCGTCGGCAGTCAGGGCTACGCACACGATGCGGGCGGGCCGGTCGTCCAACAGGGGTCGGACGTCCTCTCCGTCGTTCCGGTCGCGCCGTTCGCCATCCACGTCGATAACTGGGTGCTTCGCGGTCCGGTCACGCTGACCGTCGAACGCGACGAGGACGGCGTGGAACTCCTCGCCGACGACCACACCGTCCGTCCGGTCGAACCTCACCAATCGGTCGAAATCACGTTCGACGGTGCGCTCGACCTCGTCAGCGTCGAATCGAGTCGCCGGTTTTTCCAAGGGTAG
- a CDS encoding MTH865 family protein produces MADKEAEFRQQFHDAFEGADYPVSNPMELVPALPNGPGTRFEAGDTSLTAMELATKMNDAQDFPYDTVDELVDDLIEGMKQKDML; encoded by the coding sequence ATGGCCGACAAAGAAGCGGAATTCCGACAGCAGTTTCACGACGCATTCGAAGGCGCGGATTACCCGGTCAGCAACCCGATGGAACTCGTTCCGGCGCTCCCGAACGGACCCGGTACGCGTTTCGAAGCGGGCGACACCAGTCTGACCGCGATGGAACTGGCGACGAAGATGAACGACGCGCAGGATTTCCCCTACGATACCGTCGACGAACTCGTCGATGACCTCATCGAGGGGATGAAACAGAAGGATATGCTGTAA
- a CDS encoding SRPBCC family protein — protein MAIYQREVWVDAPFEDVWRFYSTTDGLEALTPEWMNLRVEGVRGPDGEANPDVLEAGTQIRMSLRPFGVGPRQRWTSIIVEREEENYAAMFRDEMSDGPFPEWKHTHQFYAGDQRQTLVRDRVEYRFPALGEAGSPLAKVGFEPMFLYRHAKTKHLLER, from the coding sequence ATGGCTATCTATCAGCGGGAAGTGTGGGTCGATGCGCCGTTCGAGGACGTGTGGCGGTTTTACTCGACCACGGACGGCTTGGAGGCGCTCACGCCCGAGTGGATGAACCTTCGAGTGGAGGGGGTTCGTGGTCCGGACGGCGAGGCAAACCCGGACGTGCTGGAGGCGGGAACCCAAATCCGCATGTCGCTTCGCCCCTTCGGCGTCGGTCCACGTCAGCGCTGGACTTCGATCATCGTCGAGCGCGAAGAGGAGAATTACGCGGCGATGTTTCGGGACGAGATGTCCGATGGGCCGTTTCCCGAGTGGAAACACACACATCAGTTCTACGCGGGTGACCAGAGGCAGACGCTCGTCCGTGACAGGGTGGAGTATCGGTTTCCAGCGCTCGGCGAGGCGGGAAGCCCGCTCGCGAAGGTCGGCTTCGAGCCCATGTTCCTGTATCGGCACGCGAAGACGAAGCACTTGCTGGAGCGATGA
- a CDS encoding NAD(P)/FAD-dependent oxidoreductase — MSDVAVIGGGPAGLSAALFTAKNGLDTVVFDTDGTAMHAAHLFNYLGIKSIGGDEFLGIAREQVDEQGAERKQGEEVTNVEESDDGFTVTTENGEYDATYVVFTTGQSRDMAEALGCELNDNGTVKTDSDSATTVENAYAAGWTARSDKIQAAISVGGGAAAGLDILSTEKGRAFHDFDTPDDAE; from the coding sequence ATGTCAGACGTAGCTGTCATCGGCGGCGGTCCTGCCGGTCTGAGCGCGGCGCTGTTCACCGCGAAGAACGGACTCGATACGGTCGTGTTCGACACGGACGGAACCGCGATGCACGCGGCGCACCTGTTCAACTACCTCGGAATCAAGAGCATCGGGGGGGACGAGTTTCTGGGAATCGCTCGCGAACAGGTGGACGAACAGGGTGCCGAACGAAAACAGGGTGAGGAGGTAACGAACGTTGAAGAGTCGGACGACGGGTTCACCGTGACGACGGAGAACGGCGAGTACGATGCGACCTACGTCGTCTTCACGACCGGACAATCACGGGACATGGCCGAGGCGCTCGGCTGTGAGTTGAACGACAACGGTACGGTGAAAACCGATTCGGATAGCGCAACGACGGTCGAAAACGCCTACGCCGCCGGGTGGACCGCCCGTTCGGACAAGATTCAGGCGGCGATCTCGGTGGGCGGCGGTGCGGCCGCCGGATTGGATATCTTGAGCACCGAAAAGGGGCGTGCGTTCCACGACTTCGATACGCCGGACGACGCGGAGTGA
- a CDS encoding M20/M25/M40 family metallo-hydrolase yields the protein MSQWIGRTFTSDAGWNFLETIVDIGDRMTGSDGEREAAEVTRDTLTDVGARNARLAEFDVQGWTRGTSSITAGDTTQESIALPRSPAGSASGELIDLGYGLPSDFEKHDIEGKVVMVASNVPSYFDRFIHRREKYYYAVDGGAAAFVFRNHVEGCLPPTGSVGTEEDPIGDIPAVGVSKEVGTRLARRWDGDEVTVDVDAEIYDATSQNVHAELGPDTEQEVLVTSHIDAHDIAEGAMDNGAGTAMVVEIARALAEREDELDTKVHFVAFGAEEVGLDGSAHMASETDFDGIKAILNNDGVGRGRTLTFTTHGFDALDDAAHEVADEYGHPISTIPHQGPHSDHWPFVQWGVPGYHVGSETGDEGRGWGHTFADTLDKLEVRDLREQAILLTDLAVHLASDDYEVEHKDPREIADALEAEDQAAGMKIIGDWPYDD from the coding sequence ATGTCACAGTGGATCGGACGGACGTTCACGAGCGATGCAGGATGGAATTTTCTCGAAACGATAGTCGATATCGGTGATCGGATGACCGGCAGCGACGGCGAACGGGAAGCCGCCGAAGTGACCCGCGATACGCTCACCGACGTCGGCGCACGGAACGCCCGCCTGGCCGAGTTCGACGTGCAGGGGTGGACACGGGGGACGAGTTCGATTACGGCGGGCGACACGACACAGGAGAGCATCGCCCTCCCGCGCAGTCCCGCCGGATCCGCGAGCGGTGAACTGATCGACCTGGGATACGGTCTCCCGTCCGACTTCGAGAAACACGACATCGAGGGGAAGGTCGTCATGGTCGCCTCGAACGTGCCGAGTTATTTCGACCGGTTCATCCACCGCCGGGAAAAGTACTACTACGCCGTCGACGGTGGGGCGGCCGCCTTCGTCTTCCGAAACCACGTCGAGGGCTGTCTCCCGCCGACCGGCAGCGTCGGCACCGAGGAGGACCCCATCGGCGACATCCCCGCTGTCGGCGTCTCAAAAGAGGTCGGGACGCGACTCGCTCGCCGTTGGGACGGTGACGAGGTGACGGTCGACGTCGATGCCGAGATTTACGACGCGACCAGCCAGAACGTCCACGCCGAGTTGGGTCCGGACACCGAACAGGAAGTACTCGTCACCAGCCACATCGACGCTCACGACATCGCGGAGGGAGCGATGGACAACGGCGCGGGAACCGCGATGGTCGTCGAGATAGCCCGCGCGCTCGCCGAGCGCGAAGACGAACTCGACACGAAGGTCCACTTCGTCGCCTTCGGTGCCGAGGAAGTCGGTCTCGACGGGTCGGCCCACATGGCGAGCGAAACCGATTTCGACGGCATCAAAGCCATCCTGAACAACGACGGCGTCGGTCGCGGTCGGACGCTCACGTTCACCACCCACGGGTTCGACGCGCTGGACGACGCCGCTCACGAAGTCGCGGATGAGTACGGCCACCCCATCAGCACGATTCCCCACCAGGGACCGCACAGCGACCACTGGCCGTTCGTCCAGTGGGGCGTGCCGGGCTATCACGTCGGCAGCGAAACGGGCGACGAGGGCCGTGGCTGGGGTCACACCTTCGCGGACACGCTGGACAAACTCGAAGTCCGCGACCTCCGCGAGCAAGCCATCCTCCTGACGGACCTCGCGGTACACCTCGCCAGCGACGACTACGAAGTCGAGCACAAGGACCCCCGGGAAATCGCCGACGCACTCGAAGCAGAGGACCAGGCCGCAGGGATGAAGATCATCGGCGACTGGCCGTACGACGACTGA
- a CDS encoding Mrp/NBP35 family ATP-binding protein: MDETDVREILRTVQDPDLGEDIVSLGLVNDITVEDGIAQISLALGAPYAPHESEIANRVREALADEGLEAELSARVDTELSPEEQVLPGVKNVIAVASGKGGVGKSTVAVNLAAGLAKLGARVGLFDADVYGPNVPRMVDATERPRATEEQKLVPPVKFGVKLMSMAFLTGKDDPVIWRGPMVHKVLTQLWEDVEWGELDYMVVDLPPGTGDTQLTLLQSVPVTGAVIVTTPQQVALDDANKGLQMFGKHDTAVLGIAENMSTFKCPDCGSEHDIFGHGGGAAFAEEHDMPFLGSIPLDPSVRSGGDEGTPIVLDDETETGDSFRTLTENVANNVGIINRRRQQQE, encoded by the coding sequence ATGGATGAAACAGACGTTCGAGAGATTCTCCGAACGGTTCAGGACCCGGACCTCGGCGAGGATATCGTCTCCCTCGGTCTCGTCAACGATATCACCGTCGAGGACGGTATCGCACAGATTTCGCTCGCGCTCGGCGCGCCCTATGCACCGCACGAGTCCGAAATCGCAAACCGCGTCCGCGAGGCGCTCGCCGATGAGGGGCTAGAGGCCGAACTCTCCGCTCGTGTCGATACCGAACTCTCCCCCGAAGAACAGGTCCTTCCCGGCGTCAAAAACGTCATCGCAGTCGCTTCCGGAAAGGGTGGCGTCGGCAAGAGCACCGTCGCAGTCAACCTCGCCGCAGGACTGGCGAAACTCGGCGCACGCGTCGGCCTCTTCGACGCCGACGTGTACGGCCCGAACGTCCCCCGAATGGTCGATGCCACCGAGCGACCACGAGCGACCGAGGAACAGAAACTCGTCCCGCCGGTGAAGTTCGGCGTGAAACTGATGAGCATGGCCTTCCTCACCGGCAAGGACGACCCCGTCATCTGGCGCGGCCCGATGGTCCACAAGGTGCTCACGCAACTCTGGGAGGACGTCGAATGGGGAGAACTCGACTACATGGTCGTCGACCTGCCGCCCGGAACCGGTGACACACAGCTCACCCTTCTCCAGAGCGTCCCCGTCACCGGTGCCGTCATCGTCACGACTCCTCAGCAAGTCGCACTCGACGACGCGAACAAAGGACTCCAGATGTTCGGCAAGCACGACACGGCCGTCCTCGGCATCGCCGAGAACATGAGCACGTTCAAATGCCCGGACTGCGGCAGCGAACACGACATCTTCGGCCACGGCGGCGGTGCCGCGTTCGCCGAAGAACACGACATGCCCTTCCTCGGGTCGATCCCGCTCGACCCCTCCGTCCGCAGCGGCGGCGACGAAGGAACCCCCATCGTTCTCGACGACGAGACCGAAACCGGCGACTCCTTCCGAACCCTCACCGAGAACGTCGCCAACAACGTCGGCATCATCAACCGCCGCCGACAGCAACAGGAGTGA
- the pdhA gene encoding pyruvate dehydrogenase (acetyl-transferring) E1 component subunit alpha: MARVVGLDGNVDGDVDLSSTDVESMYRLQVLARTFDQKAVSLHRQGRIGTYAPLQGQEAAQVGAAYALSPDDYCFPTYRDHGIYITRGHAMRDILLHLSGAGNYVDREDAEGLRTFPPTIPIATQLPHAVGVGMGASYKDDDCAVLASFGDGATSEGDFHEAMNFAGVFETPTVFFCQNNQWAISVPRERQTASATIAQKAGAYGFEGVRVDGNDVLAVYRTVSDALERAKAGEPILVEAVTYRQGAHTTTDDPTKYRDEAEVEEWAEKDPLVRTREYLESEHGWTDEDEESLREEAKAQVAEAVEAAEAHDGYDVDAIFDHVYASEHPRHPRQRDAVPENPDVDR, encoded by the coding sequence ATGGCGCGCGTGGTTGGACTCGACGGCAACGTCGATGGGGACGTGGACCTCTCCTCGACGGACGTGGAGAGCATGTACCGGTTACAGGTACTCGCCCGGACGTTCGACCAGAAAGCCGTCTCGCTCCACCGGCAGGGGCGAATCGGAACCTACGCGCCCTTGCAGGGACAGGAAGCGGCCCAAGTCGGTGCGGCCTACGCGCTGTCACCGGACGATTATTGTTTCCCGACCTACCGCGACCACGGCATCTACATCACCCGCGGCCACGCGATGCGAGACATCCTCCTGCACCTTTCGGGGGCGGGAAACTACGTGGACCGCGAGGATGCCGAAGGACTGCGGACGTTCCCGCCGACGATTCCCATCGCCACCCAACTGCCCCACGCCGTCGGCGTCGGCATGGGCGCGAGTTATAAAGACGACGACTGCGCCGTGCTGGCGAGTTTCGGAGACGGAGCGACGAGCGAAGGTGACTTCCACGAGGCGATGAACTTCGCAGGTGTGTTCGAGACCCCCACCGTCTTCTTCTGCCAGAACAACCAGTGGGCGATTTCGGTGCCGCGCGAGCGCCAGACCGCGAGCGCGACCATCGCCCAGAAGGCAGGGGCCTACGGCTTCGAAGGCGTCCGCGTGGACGGCAACGACGTGCTCGCGGTCTATCGAACCGTCTCCGACGCACTCGAACGCGCAAAGGCGGGCGAACCGATACTCGTCGAGGCCGTCACGTACCGACAGGGTGCCCACACGACGACGGACGACCCGACGAAGTACCGCGACGAGGCCGAGGTCGAAGAATGGGCGGAGAAGGACCCGCTCGTTCGCACCCGCGAGTATCTCGAAAGCGAACACGGATGGACGGACGAGGACGAGGAGTCGCTTCGGGAGGAGGCGAAGGCACAGGTCGCGGAGGCCGTCGAAGCGGCCGAAGCACACGACGGCTACGACGTGGACGCCATCTTCGACCACGTCTACGCGAGCGAACACCCTCGGCATCCGCGTCAGCGTGACGCCGTTCCCGAGAATCCCGACGTGGACCGATAA
- a CDS encoding PKD domain-containing protein → MNRVVTSISVVLLLTTVFFPAIAAANEPPLADAGLDQHVARGSTVLLDASGSHDPDSHIERYEWSIRTPDGRTITPNCRTCPQTRFHPNEVGRYAVSLTVTDEDGTSSHDTLYVTVAPGDGPSVDVSGPENPHVGEQSVYSVTVNAGAAPLNHVVWSLDGKTVATDSLSGGNDAETLTRTFSNAGTRTVTATAYDTDGQTDTDTLRISVQANRAPSVPRDTLANRFSPTISGDELVTGTTPLRGTYSIQSTATSSQVRSITWFGDGAQTGNGRALAAKWKPGDHSLYALVTYSDGSRNIARFSGGTTTVTADPKPTVKLPSFDTFGSVSGSAYATDAYANLKSVHVKLGGKEIGRTKMDATTPGGMQRHRTVSFDSKDFKPGEKYTLTVSAVDTRGQTTTLTRTITPSKMPEIVQSGFVNNDVDSYNTRIDPKRYIAHHVTKIKLNGVDPSSVQIADSNVNPDIHDLSKSRSTDEGVLVVKEDIAGNHPGKYNINSRYFVLNDKREQMSEKLHSKSTLHVTPSPPEIRLDVTNDGTNGYRAINWGIVVDASGSFDPDHTKLRYVWMKGAQPITADNKTAKFSSVSFAELKIKDRYGLTAKKKFNYLNDYVPNVQSVKELSNGPYKPNDTVRLRVTTNGFQFSKNRYQYNYHLGIDVKGASGSVVDWKKHGVKDKNKTINQKSGEVRMYTGIVEIPASELFQTNGQAKIRVYNENKPETYKEVDIPDVTVYRNYGKRWTNPRIKDTSYLVNQPIYDWKTTKSPTERDQYLSNGYSVDEKTRDGFEYAIQKRTKVADAKYKDVDRSFSTKLQQSAFLQVHPDWWSNGRTAKKRTYTTTEHEWRDSKSGKGTFTGDTRRVQTSPAQYRMLNQYAHRHDVQKTGTKTVRKRKTVTVTKTGTKYVMQCSRYGICMEVPKQYTYTDTVTRTYTTTEYYTYTVTETDYYWSYQKFHYDDWATGKQKRRKVEDAQYETQYYYEYKEQHTDVDYTYDVQTRKKVQDAQYEWQDKLTTTKLDLAMSYSQLDGWRIGEAQPNVRWDLKKQTGSKTTTSDVHLEGDTVLKTYVTAKVDVVQQYVTQDSKIKNESVGSKIVHESYHKFVTKYKIRKLLKSRHKKEGDTDDKGLHYTK, encoded by the coding sequence ATGAACCGAGTCGTCACGAGTATTTCAGTAGTACTCCTCCTCACGACAGTATTTTTCCCGGCGATAGCGGCGGCAAACGAACCGCCGCTCGCTGACGCTGGACTCGACCAGCACGTCGCGCGCGGAAGCACAGTCCTCCTCGATGCCTCCGGATCACACGACCCGGACAGCCACATCGAGCGATACGAGTGGTCGATACGAACCCCGGACGGGCGAACGATCACGCCGAACTGTCGAACGTGTCCGCAGACCCGGTTTCACCCGAACGAAGTCGGACGATACGCGGTTTCCCTGACGGTTACCGACGAGGACGGGACGAGCAGTCACGACACGTTGTACGTAACCGTCGCTCCGGGAGACGGTCCGTCTGTCGACGTGTCCGGCCCAGAAAACCCACACGTCGGCGAACAGTCGGTGTACTCCGTAACCGTCAATGCCGGTGCGGCACCCCTCAACCACGTCGTGTGGTCGCTTGACGGAAAAACGGTCGCCACGGACTCCCTTTCTGGCGGCAACGATGCCGAAACCCTCACACGAACGTTTTCGAACGCAGGAACGCGGACCGTCACGGCGACGGCCTACGATACGGACGGTCAAACCGACACTGACACGCTGCGTATCTCCGTCCAAGCGAATCGTGCCCCATCAGTACCACGAGATACACTCGCGAATCGGTTCTCACCCACGATTTCCGGGGACGAATTGGTCACCGGTACTACACCGCTCCGAGGAACCTACAGCATCCAATCCACGGCTACGTCGTCGCAGGTACGCTCCATCACGTGGTTCGGTGACGGTGCACAGACCGGTAACGGTCGGGCACTGGCGGCGAAATGGAAACCCGGCGACCATTCGTTGTATGCTCTCGTCACCTATTCGGATGGTTCCCGCAACATCGCACGCTTTTCGGGTGGAACAACGACCGTCACAGCCGATCCAAAACCGACCGTCAAGTTACCCTCTTTCGATACCTTCGGGTCCGTCTCCGGCAGTGCGTATGCGACTGATGCGTATGCGAACTTGAAGTCAGTTCACGTCAAACTCGGCGGCAAGGAAATCGGACGCACGAAAATGGACGCCACCACACCCGGTGGGATGCAGCGCCACCGGACGGTGTCGTTCGACTCGAAGGATTTCAAGCCCGGTGAGAAGTATACGCTCACCGTCTCCGCAGTTGACACACGCGGGCAGACAACGACGCTCACGCGGACGATAACCCCCTCGAAAATGCCGGAGATCGTTCAATCCGGATTCGTCAACAACGACGTGGATTCGTATAATACGCGAATCGATCCGAAACGATATATTGCACATCACGTAACGAAGATCAAATTGAACGGAGTGGATCCTAGTAGCGTACAAATAGCAGACTCAAATGTGAATCCAGATATCCATGATCTATCTAAGAGCAGAAGCACAGATGAAGGGGTATTGGTTGTTAAGGAAGATATTGCAGGCAATCATCCTGGCAAATACAATATTAACTCCAGATATTTTGTTTTGAATGATAAAAGGGAGCAGATGAGTGAAAAGCTCCATAGCAAATCTACGCTACACGTGACTCCTTCTCCTCCAGAAATCCGGTTGGACGTCACCAACGATGGCACAAATGGCTACAGGGCAATTAACTGGGGTATTGTTGTAGACGCGAGCGGTTCGTTTGACCCAGACCATACAAAATTGAGATATGTCTGGATGAAAGGTGCTCAACCAATCACTGCAGACAATAAAACAGCAAAATTTTCATCAGTCAGTTTTGCAGAATTGAAGATTAAGGATCGATATGGCCTAACGGCGAAAAAGAAGTTCAATTATCTCAATGATTATGTTCCAAATGTTCAATCGGTTAAGGAACTCTCAAACGGTCCTTACAAACCGAACGATACAGTCAGACTTCGAGTGACTACAAATGGATTCCAATTCAGTAAGAACAGATACCAATATAATTACCATTTGGGCATCGATGTTAAGGGCGCATCTGGTTCCGTTGTAGATTGGAAAAAGCATGGAGTAAAGGACAAGAATAAAACTATCAACCAGAAGAGTGGAGAAGTTCGAATGTATACCGGAATCGTGGAAATTCCTGCCTCGGAGTTGTTCCAGACGAACGGGCAAGCGAAAATCCGAGTATACAACGAAAACAAGCCGGAGACGTACAAGGAGGTGGATATTCCCGACGTCACAGTGTACAGAAACTATGGGAAACGATGGACGAATCCCAGAATCAAGGACACGAGCTACTTGGTGAACCAACCAATTTACGACTGGAAGACAACCAAATCACCGACGGAACGTGACCAGTATCTCTCGAACGGATATTCCGTGGATGAGAAAACGCGGGACGGATTCGAGTATGCGATTCAAAAGCGGACGAAGGTTGCGGATGCTAAATACAAAGACGTCGATCGAAGCTTCTCGACCAAGCTACAACAGTCCGCATTTCTCCAAGTACACCCGGACTGGTGGTCCAACGGTCGGACGGCGAAAAAACGGACGTACACGACGACGGAACACGAGTGGCGTGACTCGAAATCCGGAAAAGGGACGTTCACGGGTGACACTCGGCGGGTGCAGACGTCTCCGGCACAGTATCGGATGCTGAACCAGTACGCACACAGACACGACGTGCAGAAAACAGGGACGAAAACGGTGAGAAAGCGGAAAACTGTCACCGTGACCAAAACGGGGACAAAATACGTCATGCAGTGTAGCCGGTATGGTATCTGCATGGAAGTGCCGAAGCAGTACACCTACACGGATACGGTCACCAGAACGTACACGACGACCGAGTACTACACGTATACCGTCACCGAGACGGATTATTACTGGTCGTACCAGAAGTTCCACTACGACGATTGGGCGACTGGGAAGCAGAAACGACGAAAAGTCGAGGATGCTCAATACGAGACGCAGTATTATTACGAATACAAGGAGCAGCACACGGACGTCGACTACACCTACGACGTCCAAACGAGGAAGAAAGTTCAGGATGCGCAGTACGAGTGGCAAGATAAACTGACGACGACGAAATTGGACCTTGCAATGTCGTACTCCCAACTCGATGGTTGGCGAATCGGGGAGGCACAGCCAAACGTACGGTGGGACCTGAAGAAACAGACTGGATCGAAAACGACGACTTCAGATGTTCACCTAGAGGGCGATACCGTCCTCAAGACGTACGTTACCGCAAAAGTAGATGTCGTTCAGCAGTACGTCACTCAGGATAGCAAAATCAAGAACGAATCTGTCGGTAGCAAGATCGTCCACGAGTCGTATCACAAGTTTGTAACAAAATATAAGATTAGGAAACTACTCAAATCACGACACAAAAAAGAGGGTGATACAGACGACAAAGGATTGCACTACACGAAGTAA
- a CDS encoding arsinothricin resistance N-acetyltransferase ArsN1 family B: protein MVDIRLVEPTDAEAITDIYAPIVRETVISFERTPPDEAEIENRIEATLPAYPWLVCVHDDELLGYAYASPHRSRESYQWSVDVSVYVRSDHHRSGIGRGLYESLFTLLREQGYYNAYAGIALPNPASVGLHESLGFEQVGTYRDVGYKDGSWRSVGWWHLRLVEETDGDKAEPTPPRSLSALDGSVRDDAVGLGRGSIRLS, encoded by the coding sequence ATGGTCGATATTCGACTCGTCGAACCGACCGACGCCGAGGCGATCACCGACATTTACGCCCCCATCGTCCGCGAAACGGTCATCTCCTTCGAACGGACGCCACCCGACGAAGCGGAGATCGAAAATCGGATCGAAGCCACCCTTCCGGCGTACCCGTGGTTGGTCTGTGTCCACGACGACGAACTCCTCGGGTACGCCTACGCGAGTCCCCATCGATCTCGGGAGTCCTACCAGTGGTCGGTGGACGTTTCGGTGTACGTTCGTTCCGACCACCATCGGTCGGGTATCGGACGGGGACTCTACGAATCGCTGTTCACACTCCTTCGGGAACAGGGGTATTACAACGCCTACGCCGGAATCGCGCTCCCGAATCCGGCCAGCGTCGGTCTGCACGAGTCTCTGGGATTCGAGCAGGTCGGGACGTATAGAGACGTCGGCTACAAGGACGGTTCGTGGCGGAGTGTCGGCTGGTGGCACTTACGACTCGTCGAAGAAACCGATGGAGACAAGGCCGAACCGACACCGCCGCGCTCGCTGTCCGCACTCGACGGGAGCGTCAGGGACGATGCGGTAGGACTCGGCCGCGGATCGATACGGCTCTCGTGA